In Daucus carota subsp. sativus chromosome 4, DH1 v3.0, whole genome shotgun sequence, one DNA window encodes the following:
- the LOC108218932 gene encoding uncharacterized protein LOC108218932, producing MDGRRITATRRPCCGRRVVAKKRQRSGVDGFVNSVKKLQRREICSKRDRSFSMSNAQERFRNIHLQEEYDTHDPKGHSSMVLPFLKKRSKVIEIVSAQDIVFALVQSGVCAAFSRETNQRICFLNVSPDEVIRSLFYNKNNDSLITVSVYASDNFSSLKCRTTRIEYIRRGKPDAGFPLFESESLKWPGFVEFDDVNGKVLTYSAQDSIYKVFDLKNYTMLYSISDKNVQEIKISPGIMLLIFTKASGHVPLKILSIEDGSVLKSFNHLLHRNKKVDFIEQFNEKLLVKQENENLQILDVRNSEQTEVSRTEFMTPSAFIFLYENQLFLTFRNRTVAVWNFRGELVTSFEDHLLWHPDCNTNNIYITSDQDLIISYCKADSDDPLLEGTAGSINISNILTGKCLAKIKATNSLPPEDCSCSSKCSGIQCKSSKRIRASRIRSTVADALEDITALFYDEERNEIYTGNRIGMIHVWSN from the exons ATGGACGGACGGCGAATTACAGCTACCAGGCGGCCGTGCTGTGGGCGGCGTGTGGTGGCCAAGAAACGACAGCGTAGCGGGGTCGATGGGTTTGTTAACAGTGTTAAGAAGCTTCAAAGGCGAGAGATCTGTTCCAAGCGTGATCGATCTTTTAGTATGAGCAATGCGCAGGAGAGGTTTCGGAACATTCATTTGCAG GAAGAGTATGACACCCATGACCCGAAGGGGCATTCTTCTATGGTGCTACCTTTTTTAAAGAAGAGGTCAAAAGTTATTGAGATAGTTTCTGCGCAGGACATTGTCTTTGCTCTTGTGCAGTCTGGTGTTTGTGCTGCATTCAGTCGAG AAACCAATCAGAGGATATGCTTTCTGAATGTTAGTCCTGATGAAGTTATTCGGAGCTTGTTTTACAATAAAAACAATGATTCTCTCATCACTGTTTCAGTCTATGCATCAGACAACTTCAGCTCCTTGAAATGCAGAACCACTAGGATCGA GTACATTCGACGTGGTAAACCCGATGCGGGCTTCCCTCTCTTTGAGTCCGAGTCGTTGAAATGGCCTGGCTTTGTCGAGTTTGATGATGTTAATGGGAAAGTACTCACTTATTCTGCACAAGATAG CATTTACAAGGTCTTTGACCTGAAAAACTATACAATGCTTTACTCCATCTCGGATAAAAATGTACAAGAAATCAAGATCAG CCCAGGAATAATGTTGTTGATATTTACAAAAGCGAGTGGTCATGTTCCTCTTAAGATCCTCTCAATAGAAGATGGATCtgttcttaaatcttttaatcatcttcttcatcgcAACAAAAAGGTGGATTTTATCGAGCAGTTCAACGAAAAGCTTCTCGTTAAGCAAGAAAATGAGAACTTACAGATTCTAGAT GTACGGAATTCTGAGCAAACGGAAGTCAGCAGAACTGAATTTATGACTCCATCAGCATTCATTTTTCTGTATGAAAACCAATTGTTCCTGACGTTCAGGAACCGAACAGTTGCTGTCTGGAATTTTCGAGGGGAGCTTGTGACTTCATTTGAGGATCACCTTTTGTGGCATCCTGATTGCAACACCAACAACATATATATCACAAGTGACCAGGATCTTATTATATCTTATTGCAAAGCTGATTCCGATGACCCACTGCTTGAAGGAACTG CTGGTTCGATAAACATCAGTAATATCTTGACGGGGAAATGCTTAGCCAAGATAAAAGCCACCAACAGCCTTCCGCCCGAGGATTGCAGTTGTAGTAGCAAGTGTAGTGGGATTCAATGCAAGTCCAGTAAGCGGATCCGAGCTTCTAGGATTAGAAGCACGGTTGCAGATGCATTGGAAGACATCACTGCTCTTTTTTATGATGAAGAACGGAATGAGATATATACTGGTAACAGGATTGGCATGATTCATGTCTGGTCTAACTGA